In Halovulum dunhuangense, one genomic interval encodes:
- a CDS encoding MFS transporter → MPRLNPLAALRVVFAMNALGIAVWFPRIPDVKADLGVDLLTLSICFFMLPLGTMAGFFVAPRVLARLGVKRVCSLGGPAFILLFVLPALAPSALALGLALFVVGLVVAPVEVAMNAKAAEIERVRGRRIMAGCHGAWSVGSMSGALIGGGAAALGLSFLAQQMLLAPLFALIAWRAALALPDDLPGDPAAVAGRPRLSLPQGALLAVCALPLGALMIEGAMMEWSALFLRGDVGLGPFAAGAVFSCFALAMATGRFLGDGLAERLGAGRVLVGSAALGTLGMFGFAMAGGLVPALVCALVLGLGVANIYPLAMSMAAEVPGRAPGDAIATVAFIGFTSFLVGPPLIGTVGSLLGLPVALALLTPLALYPLFMARGVLPVLARPRQA, encoded by the coding sequence ATGCCGCGCCTGAACCCCCTTGCCGCCCTCAGGGTCGTCTTCGCGATGAACGCGCTGGGCATCGCGGTCTGGTTTCCGCGCATCCCGGACGTAAAGGCCGATCTGGGCGTCGACCTGCTGACGCTTTCGATCTGCTTCTTCATGCTGCCACTCGGAACCATGGCGGGTTTTTTCGTGGCGCCCCGCGTGCTTGCACGGCTGGGGGTGAAACGGGTCTGCAGCCTGGGCGGACCGGCCTTCATCCTGCTGTTCGTGCTGCCAGCGCTTGCCCCCTCGGCGCTGGCGCTTGGGCTTGCCCTGTTCGTGGTCGGACTGGTCGTGGCCCCGGTCGAGGTGGCGATGAACGCCAAGGCGGCCGAGATCGAGCGCGTGCGCGGCCGCCGCATCATGGCCGGTTGTCACGGCGCCTGGAGCGTCGGGTCCATGTCGGGGGCGCTGATCGGCGGTGGCGCGGCTGCGCTCGGGCTGAGCTTCCTGGCCCAGCAGATGCTTCTCGCGCCACTTTTCGCGCTGATCGCCTGGCGCGCGGCGCTGGCCCTGCCGGATGACCTGCCGGGGGATCCTGCCGCCGTCGCGGGTCGGCCCCGGTTGTCGCTGCCGCAAGGCGCGCTGCTGGCGGTCTGCGCCCTGCCGCTGGGCGCGCTGATGATCGAGGGCGCGATGATGGAATGGTCGGCGCTGTTCCTGCGCGGCGATGTGGGGTTGGGCCCCTTTGCCGCCGGTGCGGTCTTTTCCTGCTTTGCGCTGGCCATGGCCACGGGGCGCTTTCTGGGCGACGGGCTGGCCGAGCGTCTGGGCGCCGGCCGGGTGCTGGTCGGATCCGCCGCTCTGGGCACGCTGGGCATGTTCGGCTTTGCCATGGCCGGCGGGCTGGTCCCGGCGCTAGTCTGCGCGCTTGTTCTCGGGCTGGGCGTGGCCAACATCTACCCGCTGGCCATGTCGATGGCCGCGGAAGTGCCCGGCCGCGCGCCGGGGGACGCGATCGCGACCGTGGCCTTCATCGGCTTCACCAGCTTCCTGGTCGGCCCGCCGCTGATCGGCACCGTCGGCAGCCTGCTGGGCCTGCCGGTCGCGCTGGCGCTTCTGACGCCGCTCGCGCTTTATCCGTTGTTCATGGCGCGGGGGGTATTGCCCGTCCTCGCCCGGCCAAGACAGGCCTGA
- a CDS encoding ABC transporter ATP-binding protein, producing MFRRFENLVDPFAEPPAGTPPATLWAYLRTQLVPFRRHLIWMAVVGAVVALIEMGLIFYSGRVVNLITDAEPAAFWAEHGLELTLAALFILFLRPLIMGLNHLLLEQTLAGNMQEQVRWRAHRHLLGQSAGFFQNDFAGRLTNRVMQMGPAVEDSVHMFFDGIWYALTYVAGALIILYGMDWRIALPLGLWLVAYVAYSRNIARRVGAASERWSDARSLVTGRVVDAYTNIESVKLFASSGREEAYVLSAMRRLRLRFQRFLRLMTEMTFVLNVMNGFLIVGVTGAAVLLWTRGAVTVGEVAAAAALTIRLNGMSGWIMWVTIRLFEHAGVIREGLRSIARPQTVVDVPGAPALALSRGTIEFRDVHHHYGRGHGGLSGVNLRIAPGQKVGLVGRSGAGKSSLVNLLLRFRDAEQGQILIDGQDIARVTQESLRRQIGMVTQDSSLLHRSVRANILYGNPDATEDQMIAAARRAEAHDFIQTLQDRHGRTGYDAQVGERGVKLSGGQRQRIAIARVILKDAPILVLDEATSALDSEVEAAIQDTLYGVMEGKTVIAIAHRLSTIARMDRIVVLDNGRVVEDGTHDALLARRGIYAGLWARQSGGFLGMDAAE from the coding sequence ATGTTTCGCCGTTTCGAGAACCTTGTCGATCCCTTTGCCGAGCCGCCCGCGGGCACGCCGCCTGCGACCTTGTGGGCCTATCTGCGGACCCAGCTCGTCCCGTTCCGCCGCCACCTGATCTGGATGGCCGTGGTCGGCGCCGTCGTTGCGCTGATCGAGATGGGGCTGATCTTCTACTCGGGCCGCGTCGTGAACCTGATCACCGATGCCGAGCCCGCCGCCTTCTGGGCCGAGCACGGGCTGGAGCTGACCCTGGCCGCCCTGTTCATCCTGTTCCTGCGGCCGCTGATCATGGGGCTGAACCACCTGCTGCTGGAGCAGACGCTGGCCGGCAACATGCAGGAGCAGGTCCGCTGGCGGGCGCACCGGCATCTGCTGGGCCAGTCGGCGGGGTTCTTCCAGAACGATTTCGCCGGGCGGCTGACCAACCGGGTGATGCAGATGGGCCCGGCGGTCGAGGATTCCGTGCACATGTTCTTCGACGGGATCTGGTACGCGCTGACCTATGTCGCGGGCGCGCTGATCATCCTTTACGGCATGGACTGGCGCATCGCGCTGCCGCTGGGCCTGTGGCTGGTCGCCTATGTCGCCTACAGCCGCAACATCGCGCGGCGCGTCGGCGCTGCCTCCGAACGGTGGTCGGATGCCCGCAGCCTGGTCACCGGGCGGGTGGTGGACGCCTATACCAACATCGAGTCGGTCAAGCTGTTTGCCTCCAGCGGCCGCGAGGAGGCCTATGTCCTGTCGGCCATGCGCCGTCTGCGCCTGCGCTTCCAGCGCTTCCTGCGGCTGATGACCGAGATGACCTTCGTGCTGAACGTGATGAACGGCTTCCTCATCGTCGGTGTCACGGGGGCGGCGGTGCTGCTGTGGACGCGCGGCGCCGTCACCGTGGGCGAGGTAGCCGCGGCCGCCGCCCTGACCATCCGGCTGAACGGCATGTCGGGCTGGATCATGTGGGTGACCATCCGCCTGTTCGAACATGCCGGCGTCATCCGCGAGGGGCTGCGCTCGATCGCCCGGCCGCAGACGGTGGTGGATGTCCCCGGCGCACCGGCGCTGGCGCTGTCGCGCGGCACCATCGAGTTCCGCGACGTGCATCACCATTATGGCCGCGGCCATGGGGGGTTGTCGGGCGTCAACCTCCGGATCGCGCCGGGGCAGAAGGTGGGCCTTGTCGGGCGCTCCGGCGCGGGCAAGTCGAGCCTCGTGAACCTGCTGCTGCGGTTCCGTGACGCCGAGCAGGGGCAGATCCTGATCGACGGGCAGGATATCGCCCGCGTGACGCAGGAAAGCCTGCGCCGGCAGATCGGGATGGTCACGCAGGACAGCAGCCTGCTGCACCGCTCGGTGCGGGCGAATATCCTCTATGGCAATCCCGACGCGACCGAGGATCAGATGATCGCCGCCGCAAGGCGGGCCGAGGCGCATGACTTCATCCAGACGCTTCAGGATCGGCATGGCCGCACCGGCTATGACGCGCAGGTGGGCGAGCGGGGGGTGAAGCTGTCGGGCGGCCAGCGCCAGCGCATCGCCATCGCGCGGGTCATCCTGAAGGACGCGCCGATCCTGGTGCTGGACGAGGCGACCTCGGCGCTCGACTCGGAAGTCGAGGCGGCGATCCAGGACACGCTTTACGGCGTGATGGAGGGAAAGACCGTCATTGCCATCGCGCATCGGCTCTCTACCATTGCGCGCATGGACCGGATCGTCGTTCTGGACAATGGCCGCGTCGTAGAGGACGGCACCCATGACGCGCTGCTGGCGCGCCGCGGCATCTATGCCGGGCTCTGGGCCCGGCAGTCGGGCGGGTTCCTCGGCATGGATGCGGCCGAATGA
- a CDS encoding CoA pyrophosphatase: protein MTLHDLTLDRLSRALDAPRPGASSDYDLNPEIRAHLPEGRSLRPAAVLVPVVERPAGLSVLLTRRSVRLRHHPGQIAFPGGRMDPGDASRWHAALREAREEIGLAPELVAPLGRLDRHETVTAFDVEPHVGLVRGDFVVTPCEDEVAEVFEVPLAFVLNPAHFQTHSRIWQGTPRQYWAVPYGPYYIWGATARMLKGLSERVLTA from the coding sequence ATGACGCTGCATGACCTGACCCTTGACCGGCTTTCGCGCGCGCTGGATGCGCCACGACCGGGCGCGTCCTCGGATTACGACCTGAACCCCGAAATCCGCGCGCATCTGCCCGAGGGGCGCAGCCTGCGCCCCGCCGCGGTGCTGGTCCCGGTGGTCGAGCGTCCCGCGGGGCTTTCGGTGCTGCTGACCCGCCGCTCGGTGCGGCTGCGCCACCATCCCGGCCAGATCGCGTTTCCCGGCGGGCGGATGGACCCGGGCGATGCCAGCCGCTGGCATGCCGCCCTGCGCGAGGCCCGCGAAGAGATCGGCCTTGCCCCGGAACTGGTCGCGCCGCTGGGCCGGCTGGACCGGCACGAGACGGTGACCGCCTTCGATGTCGAGCCGCATGTCGGGCTTGTCCGCGGCGATTTCGTCGTAACCCCCTGCGAGGACGAGGTAGCCGAGGTCTTCGAGGTCCCGCTGGCCTTCGTGCTGAACCCCGCGCATTTCCAGACCCACAGCCGGATCTGGCAGGGGACGCCGCGGCAATACTGGGCGGTGCCGTACGGGCCCTACTACATTTGGGGCGCCACCGCCCGCATGCTGAAAGGCTTGTCCGAGCGGGTGCTCACGGCATGA
- a CDS encoding queuosine precursor transporter, protein MSRGILAAVAAMAAVVVASNILVQHLFGQWLTWGAFTYPLAFLVTDLTNRLHGPAAARRVVLAGFATGVVCSLIGSQIEGEYGPLVSQRVAIASGTAFLVAQLLDVGIFQALRKQAWWKAPLASSVLGGAVDTALFFSMAFAASLSALNPVEDVSWAGEVLPLLGMGPEAPLWVSLAVADYGVKLGIAILALIPFRLLVRRLRPVENL, encoded by the coding sequence ATGTCCCGTGGAATTCTAGCCGCCGTGGCCGCCATGGCCGCGGTGGTCGTCGCGTCCAACATCCTTGTCCAGCACCTGTTCGGCCAGTGGCTGACCTGGGGTGCGTTCACCTATCCGCTGGCCTTCCTGGTCACCGATCTGACGAACCGGCTTCACGGTCCGGCCGCCGCACGCCGCGTGGTGCTGGCCGGCTTCGCGACCGGGGTGGTCTGTTCGCTGATCGGCAGCCAGATCGAGGGCGAGTACGGCCCGCTGGTCAGCCAGCGCGTCGCCATCGCCTCGGGCACCGCCTTTCTGGTCGCCCAGTTGCTGGATGTCGGCATCTTCCAGGCACTGCGCAAGCAGGCATGGTGGAAGGCGCCGCTGGCAAGTTCCGTCCTGGGAGGCGCGGTCGATACGGCGCTGTTCTTCTCGATGGCCTTCGCCGCCAGCCTGTCGGCGCTGAACCCGGTCGAGGACGTGTCCTGGGCGGGCGAGGTTCTGCCGCTGCTGGGCATGGGCCCCGAGGCGCCGCTCTGGGTGTCGCTTGCGGTTGCCGATTACGGCGTCAAGCTGGGCATCGCGATCCTCGCTCTGATCCCTTTCCGCCTGCTGGTCCGGCGCCTGCGCCCGGTGGAAAATCTTTGA
- a CDS encoding CCA tRNA nucleotidyltransferase: protein MSGPLAAEDWLRNPGTQGVLAMLEAGGHQAYFVGGCVRNALLGWPVADIDIATDAEPARVTELARAAGLRCVPTGAEHGTVTVLSHGPHEVTTFRRDLETDGRHAVVAFSDSLEEDAARRDFTMNALYADRQGAVLDPMGGGLADLRARRLRFIGDPAERIREDGLRVLRFFRFSAIYAAPGAPLDPEGMAAVTAAHAALRPVSRERIGAEMRKLLGAADPVIALEGMAASEVLEEALPGARAELIRPLVEAERKAGKAPRWIRRLAALGKGDWAAALRLSRDEARALAAIRACRAADLPPHAAAAEHGGEAATDAVLMTAAEGAETPANWQSDIALGAAAQFPLRAADLMPPLEPGPQLGATLARLRQAWIDSRFTLDRDALLQHWRQGC from the coding sequence ATGAGCGGTCCCCTTGCCGCCGAGGACTGGCTGCGCAACCCCGGCACCCAGGGCGTGCTGGCCATGCTGGAGGCGGGCGGCCACCAGGCCTATTTCGTGGGGGGCTGCGTGCGCAACGCGCTGCTGGGCTGGCCCGTGGCCGATATCGACATCGCGACCGATGCGGAACCGGCACGGGTGACGGAACTTGCGCGGGCCGCGGGCCTGCGCTGCGTGCCCACGGGGGCCGAACATGGGACGGTCACGGTGCTGAGCCATGGCCCGCACGAGGTCACCACCTTCCGCCGCGATCTGGAAACCGATGGCCGCCACGCCGTCGTGGCGTTTTCCGACAGCCTGGAGGAGGATGCGGCACGGCGGGATTTCACCATGAACGCGCTTTACGCCGACCGGCAGGGCGCGGTGCTCGACCCGATGGGCGGGGGGCTTGCCGATCTGCGGGCGCGGCGCCTGCGCTTCATCGGCGATCCCGCCGAACGGATCCGCGAGGACGGCCTGCGCGTTCTGCGTTTCTTCCGCTTCAGCGCGATCTATGCCGCGCCGGGCGCCCCGCTCGACCCCGAAGGGATGGCCGCGGTGACCGCCGCCCATGCCGCGCTGCGCCCCGTGAGCCGCGAACGGATCGGGGCAGAGATGCGCAAGCTGCTGGGGGCGGCAGATCCGGTGATCGCCCTGGAGGGCATGGCCGCAAGCGAGGTGCTGGAAGAGGCGCTGCCCGGCGCGAGGGCGGAACTGATCCGTCCGCTGGTCGAGGCCGAGCGAAAGGCGGGAAAAGCGCCGCGCTGGATCCGGCGTCTGGCGGCGCTGGGCAAGGGCGACTGGGCCGCTGCGCTGCGCCTGTCACGCGACGAGGCGCGGGCGCTCGCTGCGATCCGCGCCTGCCGTGCGGCCGATCTGCCCCCCCATGCGGCTGCGGCCGAACATGGGGGAGAGGCTGCGACCGACGCGGTTCTGATGACCGCGGCAGAAGGTGCGGAAACCCCCGCGAATTGGCAGTCCGACATCGCCCTTGGTGCGGCTGCGCAGTTCCCGCTGCGTGCCGCGGACCTCATGCCGCCGCTGGAGCCGGGGCCGCAACTGGGCGCGACCCTTGCGCGCTTGCGGCAGGCCTGGATCGACAGCCGCTTCACGCTTGACCGCGATGCGCTTCTGCAACATTGGCGTCAGGGGTGCTGA
- a CDS encoding HAD family hydrolase, giving the protein MARRPEAIVFDIGNVLIEWNPERVFDEIMGSRAAREELFATVDLHGMNDRIDRGAPFRETVHAEAARHPRFRAQIEQWHTRWLDMASPAIEGSWRILRTLRSQGVPVFALSNFGIQTFALAEGVYPILNEFDRRYLSGQMKVIKPDPRIYEMVEQDCGLSGAQLFFTDDRADNIAAADARGWQTHRFTNPEALAGALRARGFPL; this is encoded by the coding sequence ATGGCCCGCCGCCCCGAAGCCATCGTCTTCGACATCGGCAACGTCCTGATCGAGTGGAACCCCGAGCGGGTGTTCGACGAGATCATGGGCAGCCGGGCCGCGCGCGAGGAATTGTTCGCCACCGTCGATCTGCACGGCATGAACGACCGCATCGACCGTGGCGCACCGTTCCGCGAGACGGTCCATGCCGAGGCGGCGAGGCATCCGAGGTTCCGCGCGCAGATCGAACAGTGGCATACGCGCTGGCTGGACATGGCCTCGCCCGCGATCGAGGGGTCGTGGCGGATCCTGCGCACGCTGCGCTCGCAGGGCGTGCCGGTCTTCGCGCTGTCGAATTTCGGTATCCAGACCTTTGCGCTGGCCGAGGGGGTCTATCCGATCCTGAACGAGTTCGACCGCCGCTACCTGTCGGGGCAGATGAAGGTGATCAAGCCCGATCCCCGCATCTACGAGATGGTCGAGCAGGACTGCGGCCTGTCGGGGGCGCAACTGTTCTTCACCGATGATCGCGCCGACAACATCGCCGCCGCCGATGCGCGCGGATGGCAGACCCACCGGTTCACGAACCCCGAGGCGCTGGCCGGGGCACTGCGCGCGCGGGGCTTCCCGCTCTGA
- the hemF gene encoding oxygen-dependent coproporphyrinogen oxidase: MTQNDFDERKARASAWFAELRDMICAAFERLEDEQDWGPYADLPAGRFERKETRRAGEGEEDAGGGVMSVMRGGRVFEKVGVNISTVYGTLGAQASRSLSARKEIPGLIEDPRFWASGISLVAHMRSPKTPAVHMNTRMFWTPGAWWFGGGSDLNPMVEVAEDTAFFHEVLKGACDRHDPDYYPRYKAWADDYFMIRHWNEARGVGGIFYDDHCTGDWEADFAFTRDVGRAFIDAFVPLTEKHLKEPWTEADREWQLVKRGRYAEFNLVYDRGTQFGLQTGHNPEAVLMSLPPIAKWP; this comes from the coding sequence ATGACGCAGAACGATTTCGACGAACGAAAGGCACGGGCTTCCGCCTGGTTCGCCGAATTGCGCGACATGATCTGCGCCGCCTTCGAACGGCTCGAGGACGAACAGGACTGGGGCCCCTACGCCGACCTGCCTGCCGGCCGTTTCGAGCGCAAGGAAACCCGGCGCGCCGGCGAGGGCGAGGAAGACGCCGGCGGCGGCGTGATGTCCGTGATGCGCGGCGGCCGCGTGTTCGAGAAGGTGGGCGTCAACATCTCGACCGTCTACGGCACGCTCGGGGCGCAGGCCAGCCGAAGCCTTTCCGCCCGCAAGGAGATCCCCGGCCTGATCGAGGATCCGCGCTTCTGGGCCAGCGGCATCAGCCTTGTCGCGCACATGCGCTCGCCCAAGACGCCGGCGGTGCACATGAACACCCGCATGTTCTGGACCCCCGGCGCCTGGTGGTTCGGCGGCGGCTCGGACCTGAACCCGATGGTCGAGGTGGCCGAGGATACCGCCTTCTTCCACGAGGTGCTGAAAGGCGCCTGCGACCGCCACGACCCGGACTATTACCCGCGCTACAAGGCCTGGGCGGACGACTATTTCATGATCCGCCACTGGAACGAGGCGCGCGGCGTCGGCGGCATCTTCTACGACGATCACTGCACCGGCGACTGGGAGGCGGATTTCGCCTTCACCCGGGACGTGGGCCGCGCGTTCATCGACGCTTTCGTGCCGCTGACCGAAAAGCACCTGAAGGAACCCTGGACCGAAGCCGACCGCGAATGGCAACTGGTCAAGCGCGGCCGCTACGCCGAGTTCAACCTGGTTTACGACCGCGGCACCCAGTTCGGCCTGCAGACCGGCCACAACCCCGAAGCCGTGCTGATGAGCCTGCCACCGATCGCGAAGTGGCCCTGA
- a CDS encoding Hsp33 family molecular chaperone HslO — MTIAGQIAWDDTVLPFQLDRADTRGRVARLDKTLEQVLDQHAYPAPVAALVAEATLLTALIGQTVKLRWKLSLQIRGDGPIRLIATDYFAPASEGEVGRLRAYASYDADRLEGLSGNPFAGLGKGMFAILIDQGPGTVPYQGITPLAGGSLASCAETYFAQSEQLPTRFALGMAESFTPGHPGAWRSGGVMIQHMPKASPFAQGGATGEGGLLTADDILTGDEAEDWNRVTTLLETVELTELVGPHVTPDQLLVRLFHEETPRVFEAQPVAFGCTCSQEKVQQSLSIYSAKDIAHMTTDQGTVTADCQFCGAHYVLDPETLGFEAKR; from the coding sequence ATGACCATTGCAGGCCAGATTGCCTGGGACGATACCGTTCTGCCCTTCCAGCTCGACCGTGCGGACACCCGCGGTCGCGTCGCACGTCTGGACAAGACGCTGGAGCAGGTGCTGGATCAGCATGCCTATCCGGCACCGGTCGCGGCCCTTGTCGCCGAGGCGACGCTTCTGACCGCGCTGATCGGCCAGACGGTGAAGCTGCGGTGGAAACTGAGCCTTCAGATACGCGGCGACGGGCCCATCCGGCTGATCGCCACCGACTACTTCGCCCCCGCATCGGAGGGCGAGGTCGGGCGCCTGCGCGCCTATGCCAGCTATGATGCGGACCGGCTCGAGGGGCTTTCTGGCAATCCCTTTGCCGGGCTGGGCAAGGGCATGTTCGCCATCCTGATCGACCAGGGGCCGGGAACGGTCCCCTACCAGGGGATCACGCCGCTGGCGGGCGGCTCGCTCGCGTCCTGCGCCGAAACCTATTTCGCGCAGTCCGAACAGCTGCCGACACGCTTTGCCCTGGGCATGGCCGAAAGCTTCACGCCCGGCCATCCCGGCGCGTGGCGCTCGGGCGGGGTGATGATCCAGCACATGCCCAAGGCGTCGCCCTTCGCGCAGGGCGGGGCGACCGGCGAGGGCGGGCTTCTGACCGCCGACGACATCCTGACGGGTGACGAGGCCGAGGACTGGAACCGTGTGACCACGCTGCTCGAGACGGTGGAACTGACCGAGCTGGTGGGGCCTCATGTGACGCCCGACCAGCTGCTGGTGCGGCTCTTCCATGAAGAAACGCCGCGCGTGTTCGAGGCGCAGCCGGTGGCCTTCGGCTGTACCTGCTCGCAGGAAAAGGTGCAGCAGTCGCTGTCGATCTATTCCGCCAAGGACATCGCCCACATGACCACGGACCAGGGCACGGTGACTGCCGACTGCCAGTTCTGCGGCGCGCATTACGTGCTCGACCCCGAGACGCTGGGTTTCGAGGCGAAGCGCTGA